Genomic DNA from Turicibacter faecis:
ACGATGGTAGACCTGGAGCTAAAAAGGCACTAAATGTAGCGGAACGATTTGATGAAGTATTATTAGCAATTTTAATAGGAAATAATATTGTTAATTTAGCCTCTGCATCGCTTGCAACGATTGTCGCAACAGAAGTTTTAAATCTAGGTGCTTCGGGTGCTCCAATTGCGACGGCTGTCATGACCGTTTTAATTATCATTTTTGGTGAAATTTTACCCAAATCTTACGCAAAGGAAAACTCTGAATCGTTAGCATTGTCAATAGGTACTATCTACTATTATATGATAAAAGTAATGAAGCCTTTAATCTTTATCTTTATGGTATTAAAGGATTTTGTAGCTAAATTATACAGTAAAAAAGAAGACGAACCTTCAGTTACGGAAGATGAACTGAATGTAATTATCGATACTATGGAAGAAGAAGGGGTACTCCAACAGGATGAGGTTGAAATGTTACAGAGTGTTCTTGATTTAAGTGAAACATTCGTAAAAGATATTATGACTCCTCGTGTTGATGTTGTTGCCGTAGATGTTCATGATTCTACTGAAAATGTTAAAAATGTATTTTTTGAAGAAAAATATTCACGTATTCCCGTTTACGATGAATCGCGTGATAATATAGTTGGTATTCTTTATGAACGTGACTTATTTTCTGCTATTATTGAAAATGGATCAACAGATGATCTTTTAATTGCAGATGTGATGCGTGATCCAATGTATGTTTCCTATACAATGCGCGTTTCAGATTTACTTACCCGGTTACAATTAGAAAAACAACATTTAGCAATTGTTGCGGATGAGTACGGAGGAACTGCCGGATTGGTTACGATGGAAGATGTTCTAGAGGAAGTCGTAGGGGAAATATATGATGAACACGATGAAGAGGAACAATTGGTCGTTAAAAAAAGTGATACTCTCTATGAGGTGAAGGCCGAAATAGAGTTAGATGAATTATTTGATATCATGGATATTGATTTAGATATTCCAGAAGACGCTTATTCATTAGGAAGTTGGATGTATTCTAAAATAGAAGATATCCCGGAAATCGGAGATATGTATCAGTATCATAACCTGATATTTACGATTATTGAAGTAGAAGATCGCCGAATTATTAGGGTTAAAATTGAGGTTGTAGAACCTGAGAATGCACCTGAGGAATAGATTGAAAGAGTGGTAGGGCTAGTTAGCTTAATACCGCTC
This window encodes:
- a CDS encoding hemolysin family protein, which gives rise to MDPSMYYVILVIMIILSAFFSASETAFSSVNLIRLRQYVDDGRPGAKKALNVAERFDEVLLAILIGNNIVNLASASLATIVATEVLNLGASGAPIATAVMTVLIIIFGEILPKSYAKENSESLALSIGTIYYYMIKVMKPLIFIFMVLKDFVAKLYSKKEDEPSVTEDELNVIIDTMEEEGVLQQDEVEMLQSVLDLSETFVKDIMTPRVDVVAVDVHDSTENVKNVFFEEKYSRIPVYDESRDNIVGILYERDLFSAIIENGSTDDLLIADVMRDPMYVSYTMRVSDLLTRLQLEKQHLAIVADEYGGTAGLVTMEDVLEEVVGEIYDEHDEEEQLVVKKSDTLYEVKAEIELDELFDIMDIDLDIPEDAYSLGSWMYSKIEDIPEIGDMYQYHNLIFTIIEVEDRRIIRVKIEVVEPENAPEE